A DNA window from Xiphias gladius isolate SHS-SW01 ecotype Sanya breed wild chromosome 3, ASM1685928v1, whole genome shotgun sequence contains the following coding sequences:
- the prl gene encoding prolactin produces MAHGRTNGSKLLWMALYMVASCSAVPISDLLDRASQRSDKLHSLSTTLTQELDSHFPPIGRMMTPRPSMCHTSSLQTPNDKAQALQVSESDLLSLARSLLQAWVDPLVALSTSAYTLPHPGQSSISNKIQQLQEHSKSLGDGLDILSGKMGPAAQTISFLPYRGGNDIGQDKISKLINFHFLMSCFRRDSHKIDSFLKVLRCRAAKMRPELC; encoded by the exons ATGGCTCACGGAAGAACCAACGGAAGCAAACTCCTCTGGATGG CGCTGTATATGGTGGCGTCGTGCAGCGCCGTCCCCATCAGTGACCTGCTCGACCGAGCCTCTCAGCGCTCTGACAAACTGCACTCCCTCAGCACAACGCTCACCCAGGAGCTG GACTCCCATTTCCCTCCTATAGGTCGGATGATGACACCCCGCCCCTCCATGTGCCACACCTCATCTCTACAGACGCCCAATGACAAAGCACAAGCTCTACAAGTATCA GAGTCAGACCTGTTGTCATTGGCTCGCTCTCTGCTCCAAGCCTGGGTGGACCCCCTAGTAGCCCTGTCGACCTCTGCTTACACTCTGCCTCACCCAGGACAAAGCAGCATATCCAACAAGATCCAGCAACTGCAGGAGCACTCCAAGAGCCTGGGAGACGGCCTGGATATCCTGTCTGGCAAG ATGGGTCCAGCGGCTCAGACCATCTCCTTTCTGCCCTACAGAGGAGGCAATGACATAGGCCAGGACAAGATTTCCAAACTGATCAACTTCCATTTCCTGATGTCCTGCTTCCGACGGGACTCCCACAAGATTGACAGCTTCCTGAAGGTCCTGCGCTGCCGGGCGGCGAAGATGCGACCCGAGCTGTGCTAA
- the LOC120788381 gene encoding dual specificity protein phosphatase 3-like, translating to MSGFEVSLQQLNDLLTDAGGFYSWPTRHFHEVYPRIFVGNAFVATNVMRLKRAGVTHVLNAAEGNSFMHVNTNAEFYAGTGVIYHGIPASDTDHFDISVYFEDAADFIEKALAYKNGKVYVHCREGYSRSPTLVVAYLMLRQNMDVHTALAMVRQKREIGPNDGFLRQLCRLNQRLAAEGKFWNK from the exons ATGTCCGGCTTCGAGGTGTCTCTCCAGCAACTCAACGATCTGTTGACAGACGCCGGCGGCTTCTACAGCTGGCCCACCAGACACTTCCATGAGGTTTACCCGAGGATCTTCGTCGGCAACGC GTTTGTGGCAACCAACGTGATGCGTCTGAAGCGTGCGGGCGTCACCCACGTCCTGAACGCGGCGGAGGGAAACTCCTTCATGCACGTCAACACCAACGCCGAGTTCTACGCAGGCACGGGCGTCATCTACCACGGAATACCGGCCAGCGACACCGACCACTTCGACATCAGCGTCTACTTCGAAGACGCCGCAGACTTTATCGAGAAGGCGCTGGCATACAAAAACGGAAAAG TGTACGTTCACTGCAGGGAAGGCTACAGCCGCTCGCCAACCTTAGTCGTAGCCTACCTGATGCTTCGCCAGAACATGGATGTCCACACCGCTCTGGCCATGGTGCGGCAGAAGAGAGAAATCGGACCCAACGACGGCTTCCTTCGGCAGCTCTGTCGGCTAAACCAGAGGCTGGCTGCCGAGGGAAAGTTCTGGAACAAGTGA